A stretch of the Chlorobiota bacterium genome encodes the following:
- the katG gene encoding catalase/peroxidase HPI, which translates to MNDTNESKCPVNHGQKVQIGGMGTSNKDWWPNRLNLNILRQHSTLSDPMDKDFNYTEEFKKLDLNEIKKDIFSLMKTSQDWWPADYGHYGPLFIRMAWHSAGTYRTSDGRGGAGTGNQRFAPVNSWPDNGNLDKARLLLWSVKQKYGKQISWADLMILAGNCALESMGLKTFGFGGGRVDIWEPEQDIYWGNETEWLGDNRYSGKRDLDNPLAAVQMGLIYVNPEGPNGNPDPLASAKDIRETFARMAMNDEETVALIAGGHTFGKAHGAGSATNVNREPEGANIEEQGLGWKNSFGTGKGGDTITSGIEGAWKPNPTTWDNGYFDTLFKYDWKLTKSPAGAHQWIPTDETSANLIEDAHDINKRHAPIMTTADLSLKLDPIYETISRRFHENFSDFEDAFARAWFKLTHRDMGPRANYLGSEVPSEELIWQDPIPIIDHILIDDTDIKILKDMLANSGFSVSELVSTAWASASTYRGSDKRGGANGARINLAPQNNWEVNNPVLLKKILTKYESIQKEFNESQISDKKVSLADIIVLGGCVGIENATKESGLKISVPFTPGRTDATIAQTDIESFSVLEPKADGFRNYKNISMANIPAEAMLVDKSQLLNLTTTEMTVLIGGMRVLNTNYNGSKLGVFTNHHELLSNDFFLNLLDLKTTWKPISEAGDIFEGSDRTTGKVKWTATRVDLIFGSNSELRAIAEVYACEDSKEKFINDFVAAWCKVMDLDRF; encoded by the coding sequence ATGAACGATACAAATGAAAGTAAATGTCCTGTTAATCATGGACAAAAAGTACAGATAGGAGGGATGGGAACTTCAAACAAAGATTGGTGGCCCAATCGACTTAATCTTAATATTCTTCGTCAACATTCAACTTTATCTGACCCAATGGATAAAGATTTCAATTATACTGAAGAGTTTAAAAAATTAGATTTAAATGAAATCAAAAAGGACATTTTTAGTTTAATGAAAACATCTCAAGATTGGTGGCCAGCAGATTATGGGCATTATGGTCCTTTATTTATTCGTATGGCATGGCATAGTGCTGGTACTTACAGAACCTCAGATGGTCGAGGTGGTGCAGGAACTGGCAACCAACGTTTTGCTCCTGTAAACAGTTGGCCTGATAATGGTAATTTAGATAAAGCAAGATTATTACTTTGGTCAGTTAAACAAAAGTATGGTAAACAAATTTCTTGGGCAGATTTGATGATTTTGGCTGGTAATTGTGCATTGGAATCAATGGGCTTAAAAACATTTGGATTTGGTGGTGGAAGAGTAGATATTTGGGAACCAGAACAAGATATTTATTGGGGAAATGAAACTGAATGGTTGGGGGATAACCGTTATAGTGGAAAAAGAGATTTAGATAATCCTTTAGCTGCAGTTCAAATGGGATTGATTTATGTAAATCCTGAAGGTCCTAATGGGAATCCTGATCCTTTAGCATCAGCAAAAGATATTCGAGAAACATTTGCCCGCATGGCAATGAATGATGAAGAAACTGTTGCATTAATTGCTGGAGGGCATACCTTTGGTAAGGCTCATGGTGCTGGAAGTGCAACAAATGTTAATCGTGAACCCGAAGGAGCTAATATTGAAGAACAAGGATTAGGTTGGAAAAATAGTTTTGGTACTGGTAAAGGTGGAGATACAATAACCAGTGGGATTGAAGGAGCATGGAAGCCAAATCCTACCACATGGGACAATGGCTATTTTGATACTTTGTTCAAATATGATTGGAAACTTACAAAAAGTCCTGCAGGTGCTCATCAATGGATTCCTACTGATGAGACATCGGCTAATTTAATTGAAGACGCTCACGACATTAATAAGCGTCATGCACCTATAATGACAACGGCAGATTTGTCATTGAAATTAGATCCTATCTATGAAACAATTTCTAGACGCTTTCATGAAAATTTTTCTGATTTTGAAGATGCTTTCGCAAGAGCTTGGTTTAAATTAACACATAGAGATATGGGTCCTCGAGCAAATTATTTAGGATCTGAAGTTCCATCTGAGGAATTGATATGGCAAGATCCAATTCCAATAATTGATCATATTTTAATTGATGATACAGATATTAAGATTTTAAAAGATATGTTAGCAAATTCAGGGTTTTCAGTTTCAGAATTGGTTTCTACCGCTTGGGCTTCTGCTTCAACATATAGAGGTTCTGATAAGCGTGGTGGTGCAAATGGAGCTCGTATTAATTTAGCTCCTCAAAATAATTGGGAAGTAAATAATCCAGTCCTATTAAAAAAGATATTAACAAAATATGAAAGTATTCAAAAAGAGTTTAATGAATCACAAATTTCAGATAAAAAGGTTTCGTTAGCTGACATCATTGTTTTAGGTGGTTGTGTTGGTATTGAAAATGCAACTAAAGAATCGGGATTGAAAATTTCTGTTCCTTTTACTCCTGGTAGAACAGACGCTACAATTGCTCAAACAGATATTGAATCATTTTCAGTTTTAGAACCAAAAGCTGATGGGTTTAGAAATTACAAAAATATTTCTATGGCAAATATTCCAGCTGAAGCAATGTTAGTTGATAAATCTCAATTGTTAAATTTAACAACCACTGAAATGACTGTTTTAATTGGTGGGATGAGAGTTTTAAACACAAACTATAATGGTTCTAAATTAGGTGTTTTTACAAATCATCATGAGCTATTATCAAATGATTTTTTTCTAAATTTATTGGATTTAAAAACTACTTGGAAACCTATATCTGAAGCTGGAGATATCTTTGAAGGTTCAGATAGAACTACTGGTAAGGTAAAATGGACAGCTACAAGAGTGGATCTAATTTTTGGATCTAATTCTGAATTAAGAGCAATTGCTGAAGTTTATGCTTGTGAAGATAGCAAAGAGAAATTTATAAATGATTTTGTTGCAGCATGGTGCAAAGTAATGGATTTGGATAGATTCTAA
- a CDS encoding winged helix-turn-helix transcriptional regulator — MRREVFQAIADPTRRSIIMLIAMNSMTPNALAKQFDITRQAISKHLKILYECNLVKQDYQGREIYYKLDFNKFKEIDKWISQLKKIWDCRFNQLDNLLSLIKKNKK; from the coding sequence ATGAGAAGAGAAGTTTTTCAAGCCATAGCTGATCCAACAAGGAGATCTATTATAATGTTAATAGCTATGAACTCAATGACTCCAAATGCACTTGCAAAACAATTTGATATAACTCGTCAAGCTATTTCAAAACATTTGAAAATTCTATATGAATGTAATTTAGTTAAACAAGATTATCAAGGACGAGAGATTTATTATAAACTTGATTTCAATAAATTTAAAGAAATCGATAAATGGATTTCTCAATTAAAGAAAATATGGGATTGTAGATTTAATCAATTAGACAATTTATTATCATTAATTAAAAAAAATAAAAAATGA
- a CDS encoding SRPBCC domain-containing protein yields the protein MQKITVVSTINSDVKKVWDYYTKPIHIIKWNFASSDWCCPKVENELKIGGVYKARMEAKDGSFGFDFEGTYNNIISEKSINYTLLDNRNVSVEFEQNNYKTIIKIVFDAENENPIDLQKVGWQLILDNFKKYTETN from the coding sequence ATGCAAAAAATTACAGTTGTTTCTACAATTAATTCAGATGTTAAAAAAGTATGGGATTACTATACAAAACCAATACATATTATAAAATGGAACTTCGCTTCCTCAGACTGGTGCTGCCCTAAAGTAGAAAACGAATTGAAAATTGGTGGTGTTTATAAAGCAAGAATGGAAGCAAAAGATGGTAGTTTTGGATTTGATTTTGAAGGTACTTATAATAATATTATTTCAGAAAAAAGTATTAATTACACTTTACTTGATAATAGAAATGTATCTGTAGAATTTGAACAAAATAATTATAAGACAATTATAAAAATAGTTTTTGATGCTGAAAATGAAAATCCAATAGACTTGCAAAAAGTTGGTTGGCAATTAATTCTTGACAACTTTAAAAAGTATACTGAAACTAACTAA
- a CDS encoding DUF4256 domain-containing protein: MFKKELKQNQQEELFEILKDRFNNNMIRHDNLKWLNIQTKLIANLSKLWSVNEMEISGGEPDVVKYIITSGEYIFCDCSKESPKGRRSLCYDREGLESRKNFAPENNVIDMANAMGIELLTEEEYGELQMLGDFDTTTSSWLKTPTEIRKLGGAIFADYRYGKVFVYHNGAQSYYAGRGFRGSIRL, from the coding sequence ATGTTTAAAAAGGAGCTGAAACAGAATCAACAAGAAGAACTTTTTGAAATATTAAAAGATCGTTTCAATAATAACATGATTCGGCATGATAATCTAAAATGGTTAAACATACAAACTAAATTAATTGCCAATCTTAGCAAACTTTGGTCAGTTAATGAGATGGAAATTAGTGGTGGTGAACCAGATGTAGTTAAATATATTATAACAAGTGGGGAATACATATTTTGTGATTGTTCAAAGGAAAGCCCAAAAGGACGAAGGAGTCTTTGTTATGACAGAGAAGGGTTAGAATCAAGGAAAAATTTTGCTCCTGAAAATAACGTTATAGATATGGCTAATGCAATGGGGATTGAACTATTAACGGAAGAAGAATATGGTGAATTACAAATGCTTGGAGATTTTGATACTACAACGTCAAGTTGGTTGAAGACACCAACTGAGATCAGAAAACTTGGTGGAGCAATATTTGCCGATTACAGATATGGAAAAGTCTTTGTGTATCACAACGGTGCACAATCATATTATGCTGGAAGAGGATTTAGGGGTTCAATTAGATTATAA
- a CDS encoding immune inhibitor A, translating into MKFSGVPFFLLYLCLNSLLSQTEIYSLVNVISPSDSILNVVSTLDCDHSIMINGGLKVALSKTDIDKIITAGAKFEVLIPDLTKYYSERSELDLKKFKSNNLFSKTNDLKNFTLGSCAGFLNLSEIETALRQMNNQYPALSSSLQVLGLSRQSKPIWGIRLSAKPEYDKTLPKVLFTAMHHAREPIGMMSLIYTMWWLLENYGKDFNATNILENYSIYFVLVVNPDGYQKNISDAPNGGGSWRRNVIDGDKLKNSVDLNRNYGPQEYWDSPIGGSSDTPGNDTYRGTSPFSEPETQAIRDYCLTKKFKLILNYHSYSNLLIEPFDWKNKYPVSDTDYYKIVSPIISNTIGYATGSANITAGYSARGVADDWMYDFSNVDYKTITWTPEVGSFEDGFWPIPSRIIPLCKLNNNLNLNFIRLSGASPIVYDYNIIIENNHPILNVVVLNIGREGMTQNATLKLQKLSDTIINIPILSSLKKVEFNIPLHVLDSNLFSLKDSISILTNYNGFENIFSFKPILQNTILFEDNFDLNNGKWILGDWDYENIQGRGKVISDSPYKKYTESSVNNILEMKESISLKNLTSADLSFDIFYEVQARNHSAALQIRKGSSGIWENIESPQFKISTSDTSSNRYYLLGSSKSWEKNHVNLDKYLGEDVYFRFVLSTPKSQYSTDFTGLQIDNLKVKGFKSKMNSIYDANVLENFSITLNQFYNELKINFNQFQTLNVRVIITNSLGDIVLNETTLNPFTLNVSTLKSGTYLIKILDGKNIYNKKFQIVR; encoded by the coding sequence ATGAAGTTTTCAGGAGTTCCTTTTTTCTTATTATATCTGTGTTTAAATTCCCTATTATCTCAAACTGAAATTTATTCTCTAGTGAATGTTATTTCACCTTCTGATTCTATTTTAAATGTTGTTTCAACTTTAGATTGTGATCATTCAATAATGATTAATGGAGGATTGAAAGTGGCTTTGAGCAAAACTGATATTGATAAAATAATAACTGCTGGAGCTAAATTTGAAGTACTTATTCCAGATTTAACAAAGTATTATTCCGAACGTTCAGAATTAGACTTAAAGAAGTTTAAAAGCAATAATCTCTTTTCAAAAACAAATGATCTCAAGAATTTTACTTTGGGTTCATGTGCAGGTTTTTTAAATTTAAGTGAAATTGAAACTGCCCTAAGGCAAATGAATAATCAATACCCTGCACTCTCAAGCTCTCTGCAAGTTTTAGGTTTGTCAAGACAATCTAAGCCAATTTGGGGGATTAGATTATCTGCAAAACCAGAGTATGACAAAACTCTTCCAAAAGTACTATTTACAGCCATGCATCATGCTCGCGAACCAATTGGGATGATGAGCTTGATTTACACAATGTGGTGGCTACTTGAAAATTATGGGAAAGATTTTAATGCTACTAATATTCTTGAAAATTATTCAATCTATTTTGTTCTTGTTGTTAATCCAGATGGTTATCAAAAAAATATATCCGATGCTCCAAATGGTGGTGGAAGTTGGAGAAGAAATGTAATTGATGGGGATAAGCTAAAAAATAGTGTTGACTTAAATAGGAATTATGGACCTCAAGAATATTGGGATTCTCCAATTGGGGGTTCAAGCGATACACCAGGTAATGACACTTACAGAGGGACATCTCCATTTTCAGAACCAGAAACTCAAGCTATTCGTGATTACTGTCTAACAAAAAAATTTAAGTTAATTCTTAATTATCATTCTTATTCTAATTTGTTAATTGAACCTTTTGATTGGAAAAATAAATACCCTGTTTCTGATACTGATTATTATAAAATTGTTTCTCCTATTATATCTAATACAATTGGTTACGCAACTGGGTCAGCTAATATTACAGCTGGCTACAGTGCACGTGGAGTTGCAGATGATTGGATGTATGATTTTTCTAATGTTGATTATAAAACTATTACTTGGACTCCAGAAGTTGGTTCGTTCGAAGATGGTTTTTGGCCCATTCCAAGTAGAATAATTCCATTATGTAAATTAAACAATAATCTGAACTTAAATTTCATTCGATTAAGTGGTGCTTCACCAATTGTTTATGATTACAATATCATAATTGAGAATAATCACCCAATTTTAAATGTTGTTGTATTGAATATTGGTCGAGAAGGAATGACTCAAAATGCTACTCTTAAATTACAGAAACTAAGTGATACAATAATTAATATCCCAATTCTTTCATCTTTAAAAAAAGTAGAATTTAACATTCCTTTGCATGTTCTAGATTCAAATTTATTCTCATTAAAAGACTCAATTTCTATTTTGACAAATTATAATGGTTTTGAAAATATATTTTCATTTAAACCAATTTTACAAAATACTATTTTATTTGAAGATAACTTTGATTTAAATAACGGTAAATGGATTTTAGGTGATTGGGATTATGAAAATATTCAAGGAAGGGGTAAAGTAATTTCAGATAGTCCTTATAAAAAATATACTGAGTCTAGTGTAAATAACATACTTGAAATGAAAGAATCTATTTCACTTAAAAATTTAACTTCAGCCGATTTATCATTTGATATATTTTATGAAGTGCAAGCCAGAAATCACTCTGCTGCTTTACAAATACGAAAAGGAAGTTCGGGTATTTGGGAAAATATAGAAAGTCCTCAATTTAAAATTTCTACTTCTGATACATCATCAAACAGATATTATCTATTAGGATCCTCAAAATCTTGGGAGAAAAATCATGTAAATTTAGATAAGTATCTTGGTGAAGATGTATATTTTAGATTTGTACTTTCTACCCCAAAATCTCAATATAGTACCGACTTTACTGGTTTACAAATTGATAATTTGAAAGTGAAAGGATTTAAAAGTAAAATGAATTCAATTTATGATGCAAATGTATTGGAAAATTTCTCGATTACTTTAAATCAATTTTATAATGAGTTAAAAATCAATTTCAATCAATTTCAAACTTTAAATGTAAGAGTTATAATTACAAATTCATTGGGTGATATTGTTTTAAATGAAACCACCCTAAATCCATTTACTTTAAATGTTAGTACTTTAAAAAGTGGTACCTACTTAATAAAAATTTTAGATGGAAAAAATATTTATAATAAGAAATTTCAGATTGTGAGATAA
- the ffh gene encoding signal recognition particle protein, with the protein MFENLSERLDSAIRKISGESKLSKDNITEALREVRRALLEADVNIEVVKKFVEDVEHKSLGQEVIKTVTPGQMIVKVIHDELIELMGGEQENINIAAAGPTIIMMCGLQGSGKTTHSAKLANYFKGKGRNPLLVAADTYRPAAIDQLKTLGEQINVPVFTIEGDTPVNISEKSITEAKRTGRDVIIIDTAGRLTIDDDMMNEVVKIKERTHPNEILFVVDAMIGQDAVTTAKAFNDKLNINGVILTKLDGDTRGGAALSIRSIVKKPIKFIGTGEKIEALELFYPDRMASRILGMGDVVSLVEKAQSQFNDEQMAKMEEKFKKNQFNLDDFYEQIQQIKKMGSLKDLLGMLPGMDKAMKGVNIDDKAFVKVESIITSMTKEERKKPEVIDGSRKKRIAKGSGTDIQDVNKLLKQFDDMRKMMRKVAGGGLNRMMMPKSNAGGMMPFGKR; encoded by the coding sequence ATGTTTGAAAATTTAAGTGAAAGATTAGATTCAGCAATCAGAAAAATATCAGGAGAGTCTAAGCTTTCTAAGGACAACATAACTGAAGCACTTCGAGAAGTAAGAAGAGCATTGCTTGAGGCGGATGTAAATATAGAAGTGGTAAAAAAGTTTGTTGAAGATGTTGAGCATAAATCCTTGGGGCAGGAAGTTATAAAAACTGTTACCCCAGGCCAAATGATTGTTAAGGTAATTCATGATGAATTGATAGAACTCATGGGTGGTGAGCAGGAGAATATAAATATAGCTGCTGCTGGACCAACAATAATTATGATGTGCGGATTACAAGGTTCTGGTAAAACTACACATTCTGCGAAGTTAGCAAATTATTTCAAGGGAAAAGGACGTAATCCTTTACTTGTTGCTGCCGATACTTACCGTCCGGCTGCTATAGACCAGTTAAAAACATTAGGTGAACAAATTAATGTACCAGTATTTACAATTGAAGGAGATACACCAGTTAACATTTCAGAAAAGTCAATTACTGAAGCTAAACGTACTGGAAGAGATGTCATAATAATTGATACAGCTGGCAGGTTAACTATTGATGATGACATGATGAATGAGGTAGTTAAGATAAAGGAAAGGACACATCCAAATGAGATACTATTTGTTGTAGATGCAATGATTGGTCAAGACGCAGTAACAACTGCAAAAGCTTTTAATGATAAATTAAATATAAATGGAGTAATACTCACGAAACTTGATGGAGATACTAGAGGTGGAGCAGCATTATCAATTAGATCAATTGTAAAAAAACCAATTAAATTTATTGGTACAGGCGAAAAGATTGAAGCCCTTGAGTTGTTTTATCCTGATAGAATGGCATCAAGAATTTTGGGAATGGGCGATGTAGTTTCATTAGTTGAAAAAGCTCAAAGTCAGTTCAATGATGAGCAAATGGCTAAAATGGAAGAGAAGTTCAAGAAGAATCAATTTAACTTAGATGATTTTTATGAACAAATTCAACAAATAAAAAAAATGGGATCTTTGAAAGATTTGTTGGGTATGTTGCCAGGTATGGATAAAGCTATGAAAGGAGTTAACATTGATGATAAAGCCTTTGTAAAAGTTGAATCAATAATTACATCAATGACAAAAGAGGAAAGAAAAAAACCAGAAGTTATTGACGGAAGCAGAAAAAAGCGTATTGCTAAAGGTTCTGGAACTGATATTCAAGATGTAAATAAATTGTTAAAACAGTTTGATGATATGAGAAAAATGATGCGTAAAGTTGCTGGTGGTGGGCTAAATAGAATGATGATGCCTAAAAGCAATGCTGGAGGAATGATGCCATTTGGAAAGAGATAA
- a CDS encoding ABC-F family ATP-binding cassette domain-containing protein — MSLFSASNLSKSYNDSLLFENINFGMEVSERVSIIGRNGVGKTTFLKIIAGVETPDTGIVGFNREYSYEFLEQLPQFQLHENVLEAVMNGKRKVSELINRHSELCKNLTLTHLEEDELNNITSSLNEENGWTLDTEAKTILTKLGMDNFESDVMNLSGGQRKRVALARALISDPDLLILDEPTNHLDTASVQWLQDYIQRSKIGLLLVTHDRYFLDAVSNRIVELDRNKLFSFPGNFEKYLERKESMIAVEESNADHLRNRLRTELVWLQRGAKARRSKQQSRIDWIAKMKAEPPPPEEKNIKIEFGAAFLGGIVINSHNISKSIGDKILFNNFSYYAAPGDRIGIIGPNGTGKSTLLNVMAGLIEPDSGSVKIGETVKIGYFRQENSDLDPKKTVIGVLRDIAEYINVGVGKENFLTARELLERFLFPVKQHFALVESLSGGERRRLALLCVLMGNPNVLLLDEPTNDFDIATLSTLEEFLDHFKGTLIVVSHDRSFLDKTVNFIYAFESDGIIKQYPGNYSIYLDKLEEKYEEKQELKIQNQKVNLQAQIIPNANSEKTLNPKITFSEKLELKELEKIISILEENHSELSNQINDNDGTDYKLVLEITDKLKTVDEKLNKNLERWMELCEKE, encoded by the coding sequence AATTATTGCTGGAGTAGAAACCCCAGATACTGGTATAGTTGGTTTTAATAGAGAATATTCTTATGAATTTTTAGAACAACTACCACAATTTCAACTTCATGAAAATGTTCTTGAAGCTGTAATGAACGGCAAACGTAAAGTATCTGAACTCATAAATAGACATTCAGAATTATGTAAAAATTTAACATTAACTCATTTAGAAGAAGATGAGTTAAACAATATTACTTCTAGCCTTAATGAAGAAAATGGTTGGACGTTAGATACGGAAGCAAAAACTATATTGACGAAACTTGGAATGGATAATTTTGAATCTGATGTTATGAATTTGTCAGGAGGTCAAAGAAAACGAGTAGCATTGGCAAGAGCATTAATATCAGATCCAGATTTATTAATTCTAGATGAACCTACAAATCATTTAGATACAGCTTCAGTCCAATGGCTTCAAGATTACATTCAACGTTCTAAAATTGGCTTACTCCTTGTTACCCATGATAGATATTTTCTTGATGCTGTTAGCAACAGAATTGTTGAACTTGATAGGAATAAATTATTTTCTTTTCCAGGCAATTTTGAAAAATATCTTGAAAGAAAAGAATCTATGATTGCTGTTGAAGAATCAAATGCAGACCACTTAAGAAACAGACTTCGAACTGAATTGGTCTGGTTGCAAAGAGGGGCTAAAGCACGCAGATCCAAACAACAGAGCCGTATAGATTGGATTGCTAAAATGAAAGCTGAACCACCTCCACCTGAAGAAAAAAACATTAAGATTGAATTTGGTGCTGCCTTCTTAGGCGGTATTGTGATTAACTCACATAATATTTCTAAATCAATTGGTGATAAAATTCTATTCAATAATTTTAGTTATTATGCCGCCCCAGGGGATAGGATTGGAATTATTGGTCCGAATGGTACTGGTAAATCTACTTTGTTGAATGTAATGGCTGGATTAATTGAACCAGATAGTGGCAGTGTGAAAATAGGTGAAACAGTCAAAATTGGTTATTTCCGACAGGAGAATTCCGATTTAGATCCCAAAAAAACAGTTATAGGGGTGCTTAGGGATATTGCGGAATATATTAATGTTGGTGTTGGAAAAGAGAATTTTTTAACTGCAAGAGAATTACTTGAGAGATTTTTATTTCCAGTTAAACAGCACTTTGCTTTAGTAGAATCACTTTCTGGAGGAGAAAGAAGAAGGTTAGCATTACTTTGTGTTTTAATGGGTAACCCAAATGTACTATTACTTGATGAGCCAACAAATGACTTTGATATAGCTACTTTAAGCACTCTTGAAGAATTTTTAGATCATTTCAAAGGTACTCTAATTGTTGTTTCTCATGATCGTTCTTTTTTAGATAAAACTGTTAATTTTATTTATGCTTTTGAATCAGATGGAATTATTAAACAATACCCAGGGAATTATTCTATTTATCTTGATAAACTTGAAGAAAAATATGAAGAGAAACAAGAATTAAAAATTCAAAATCAAAAGGTAAATTTACAAGCTCAAATTATACCAAATGCTAATTCTGAAAAAACATTAAATCCAAAAATTACTTTTAGTGAAAAATTAGAACTAAAAGAACTTGAAAAAATTATATCTATTCTAGAGGAGAATCATTCTGAATTATCGAATCAAATTAATGATAATGATGGTACAGATTATAAATTAGTTTTAGAAATTACTGATAAATTAAAAACTGTTGACGAAAAATTAAATAAAAACCTTGAACGATGGATGGAACTATGTGAGAAAGAATAG